In a single window of the Flavobacterium ammoniigenes genome:
- a CDS encoding TrmH family RNA methyltransferase — MVSKNQIKLISSLHQKKHRQTHQLFIAEGIKGIQELLDEHFELDHLYTTQSDFEAVPTKLKTVVSEADLKKISALASPNTCLAVFKMPKVKAINSSGLIVALDDIRDPGNLGTILRLCDWFGIQQLICSKETVDVFNPKVVQATMGSIARVNVTYVDLYDYIANSKLAVFGTFMEGENIYTSNLPQDGIIVMGNEANGIASDLEKIIKNRLTIPRFGTLQKTESLNVATATAIVLSEFRRATL; from the coding sequence ATGGTTAGTAAAAACCAAATAAAGCTTATATCCAGTTTACATCAAAAAAAACACAGACAAACGCATCAATTGTTTATTGCTGAAGGGATTAAAGGAATTCAAGAATTGTTAGACGAACATTTTGAATTGGATCATTTATACACCACTCAATCCGATTTTGAAGCGGTACCCACTAAATTGAAAACTGTTGTGTCTGAAGCCGATTTGAAGAAAATAAGTGCTTTGGCTTCGCCCAATACTTGTTTGGCAGTTTTTAAAATGCCTAAGGTTAAAGCAATTAATTCATCGGGATTAATTGTAGCATTAGATGACATTCGGGATCCAGGAAATTTAGGTACCATCTTGCGTTTGTGTGATTGGTTTGGAATTCAACAATTAATTTGTTCCAAAGAAACGGTGGATGTATTTAACCCTAAAGTAGTTCAGGCAACTATGGGTTCTATTGCCCGTGTAAATGTGACTTATGTTGATTTATATGATTATATTGCCAATAGTAAGCTAGCTGTTTTTGGAACATTTATGGAGGGCGAGAATATTTACACCAGTAATTTGCCTCAAGATGGAATTATTGTAATGGGGAATGAGGCTAATGGAATCGCATCGGATTTAGAGAAAATTATAAAAAATAGATTAACCATTCCGCGTTTTGGAACACTTCAAAAAACAGAAAGTTTAAATGTAGCAACAGCAACAGCAATTGTTTTAAGTGAGTTTCGCCGCGCTACACTTTAG
- a CDS encoding porin family protein, producing the protein MKKAIFVLFIVFTTTVRAQFTQSIFSKDPVIHLETWQQQPLYFGFFLGLNSYDFKFKYKANVMEDIQVQKTTGFNVGLVADLRLQEYINLRFEPGLYYTKRTLNYPDNYFTTFIPNPSNKIREVNSTYIHFPLLLKFSALRTGNIRPYLLGGFSTTLNLSSNSKSPDDNLEQLFRVKAWSPNYELGFGIDVFSEYFIFSPSIRGVFGLNNELIQDNDPASPWTSNIESMQTRGLFVNFTFH; encoded by the coding sequence ATGAAAAAAGCTATTTTTGTTCTTTTTATTGTTTTTACAACAACTGTTCGAGCTCAATTTACACAAAGTATTTTTAGCAAAGACCCTGTAATTCATTTAGAGACTTGGCAACAACAACCTTTGTATTTTGGATTTTTCCTGGGCTTGAACTCCTATGATTTCAAATTCAAATACAAAGCCAATGTAATGGAAGATATACAGGTTCAAAAAACCACTGGATTTAATGTTGGATTGGTAGCCGATTTGAGATTACAGGAATATATTAATTTACGTTTTGAACCTGGATTGTATTATACCAAGAGAACATTAAATTATCCCGACAACTATTTTACCACTTTTATTCCTAATCCCTCAAACAAAATTAGAGAAGTTAATAGTACATACATCCACTTTCCTTTATTATTAAAATTCTCCGCTTTACGAACCGGTAATATTCGACCTTATTTACTGGGCGGTTTTTCAACCACATTGAATTTGTCGAGCAATTCAAAATCCCCAGACGATAATTTAGAACAACTATTTAGAGTAAAGGCATGGAGTCCCAATTATGAATTGGGATTTGGCATTGATGTATTTTCAGAATATTTTATTTTTTCTCCATCCATAAGAGGTGTCTTTGGACTTAATAATGAATTAATCCAAGATAATGATCCAGCAAGTCCCTGGACAAGTAACATCGAATCCATGCAAACAAGGGGATTGTTTGTCAATTTTACTTTTCATTAA
- the ubiE gene encoding bifunctional demethylmenaquinone methyltransferase/2-methoxy-6-polyprenyl-1,4-benzoquinol methylase UbiE, translating into MADKITPYKDSSLSKKEQVAQMFDTISGNYDNLNRVISFGIDVKWRKKVLKMVGKSNPNTILDIATGTGDLAILMAQTKAEKIIGLDISAGMLEVGVQKIASKNLTKTIEMVLGDSENMPFEDNYFDAITVAFGVRNFENLEKGLAEILRVLKPNGTFVILETSVPDKTPYKQGYQLYSNYVLPLIGKLFSKDNDAYGYLSESAAAFPYGEKLNNILRKIGFIDVVALPQTFGVATIYSASKK; encoded by the coding sequence ATGGCAGATAAAATCACTCCCTACAAAGATTCATCATTAAGCAAAAAAGAGCAAGTAGCTCAAATGTTTGATACTATTTCAGGAAATTACGACAATCTTAACCGTGTAATTTCGTTTGGAATTGATGTTAAATGGCGCAAAAAAGTCTTGAAAATGGTAGGGAAATCGAATCCTAATACCATTTTAGACATCGCAACAGGTACAGGAGATTTAGCGATTTTAATGGCACAAACAAAAGCAGAAAAAATTATAGGTTTAGATATTTCAGCTGGAATGTTAGAAGTTGGCGTCCAAAAAATTGCATCCAAAAACCTAACCAAAACCATCGAAATGGTACTTGGAGATTCGGAGAACATGCCTTTTGAGGATAATTATTTTGACGCAATAACGGTTGCGTTTGGAGTGCGTAACTTTGAGAATTTAGAAAAAGGATTAGCAGAAATTTTACGAGTTCTAAAACCTAACGGCACTTTTGTCATTCTGGAAACTTCTGTTCCAGATAAAACACCCTACAAGCAAGGATATCAATTGTACAGCAATTATGTTCTTCCGCTAATTGGAAAATTGTTTTCCAAAGACAATGATGCCTACGGGTATTTATCAGAATCAGCGGCGGCTTTCCCTTACGGTGAAAAGTTGAACAATATTTTGAGAAAAATTGGGTTTATAGATGTTGTAGCTTTACCTCAAACTTTTGGAGTGGCTACCATTTATTCTGCTTCTAAAAAATAA
- a CDS encoding dihydrofolate reductase translates to MIVMIAAVAENNALGKDNELVWHLPNDFKRFKALTSGHYIIMGRKTFESFPKPLPNRTHVVITRQANYQPEGCIVTHSIEEAIKNCPENEVVYIIGGGEIYKQALPFSDKIEITKVHGQFEADAFFPEMNENEWELVQSEFNTKDEKHLYDYTYQTFVKK, encoded by the coding sequence ATGATCGTAATGATTGCTGCTGTTGCCGAAAATAATGCCTTAGGAAAAGACAATGAATTGGTTTGGCATTTACCTAATGATTTTAAAAGATTCAAAGCATTAACTTCGGGTCATTACATAATTATGGGACGAAAAACCTTTGAAAGTTTTCCAAAACCATTACCTAACAGAACGCATGTTGTCATTACTAGACAAGCCAATTACCAACCTGAAGGCTGTATTGTGACTCATAGTATAGAAGAGGCCATAAAAAATTGTCCTGAAAATGAAGTAGTTTACATCATTGGTGGAGGCGAAATCTACAAACAAGCACTCCCTTTTTCTGATAAAATAGAAATTACGAAAGTACATGGTCAATTTGAAGCCGATGCCTTTTTTCCTGAAATGAATGAAAATGAATGGGAGCTGGTACAATCAGAGTTTAATACTAAAGATGAGAAACATCTTTACGATTATACGTATCAAACTTTTGTAAAAAAATAA
- a CDS encoding thymidylate synthase — MKQYLDLVQHVMENGCQKGDRTGTGTKSVFGYQMRFDLNEGFPMVTTKKLHLKSIIYELLWFLKGDTNIKYLQDNGVKIWDEWADADGNLGPVYGHQWRNWNSEEIDQISDLITELKTNPNSRRMLVSAWNPSVLPDTKKSFEENVANNKAALPPCHAFFQFYVADGKLSCQLYQRSADIFLGVPFNIASYALLTMMIAQVCDLGVGEFIHTFGDAHIYNNHFEQLELQLSRETRPLPKMILNPAITNIFDFDFDDFTLEGYDPHPLIRGSVAV, encoded by the coding sequence ATGAAACAATATTTAGATTTAGTGCAACATGTTATGGAAAATGGTTGCCAAAAAGGCGACCGAACCGGAACTGGAACCAAAAGTGTATTTGGATACCAAATGCGTTTTGATTTGAACGAAGGATTCCCAATGGTGACTACCAAAAAATTGCATCTTAAATCCATTATTTATGAATTACTTTGGTTCTTAAAAGGCGATACCAATATCAAATATTTACAAGATAACGGCGTAAAAATCTGGGACGAATGGGCAGATGCCGATGGTAATTTGGGACCTGTTTATGGTCATCAATGGCGGAATTGGAATAGCGAAGAAATTGATCAAATTTCGGACCTAATAACCGAGTTAAAAACAAATCCAAATAGCCGACGAATGTTAGTGTCTGCTTGGAATCCATCTGTACTTCCAGACACCAAAAAATCGTTTGAAGAAAATGTAGCTAACAATAAAGCGGCTTTACCTCCGTGTCACGCATTTTTCCAGTTTTATGTGGCTGATGGTAAATTATCGTGCCAATTGTACCAACGTTCCGCCGATATATTTTTAGGTGTTCCATTTAATATAGCTTCTTATGCGTTACTTACTATGATGATCGCGCAAGTTTGTGATTTAGGTGTGGGTGAATTCATTCATACTTTTGGTGATGCACACATATACAACAACCACTTTGAACAACTAGAATTACAGTTGTCTAGAGAAACTAGACCATTACCAAAGATGATTCTAAATCCGGCGATCACCAATATTTTTGACTTTGATTTTGATGATTTTACTTTGGAAGGTTATGATCCTCACCCTCTTATTAGAGGAAGTGTAGCAGTGTAA
- a CDS encoding metal-dependent hydrolase family protein, with amino-acid sequence MKINTLLITLAIGLQSMIGFSQDYYLHCGSILDVQTGKEIKNATIVVSKNKITKISDGFVAKSNANDIEVDLKNKFILPGLIDLHVHIESEQNPKSYASKYTNNEADVAFEAARFAEITLLSGFTTVRDLGGTGVNIALRNAINKGIAKGPRIYTAGKSIASTGGHADPTNGSNRKLMGDPGPHEGVVNSPEDGVKAVRERYKEGADVIKITATGGVLSVAKSGKNPQFSIEEIKAITTTAKDYNMLTAAHAHGDEGMQRAILGGIKTIEHGTFMSEETMELMKKYDAYLVPTITAGKEVALKAEVEGFYPDIVVPKAKEVGPQIQSTFAKAYKKGVKIAFGTDAGVYDHGKNGKEFGYMVEAGMPALAAIQSATLTNAMLLGVSNEIGQIKPAFFADIIAVDENPLNNIKTLEQIQFVMKNGVIYKNL; translated from the coding sequence ATGAAAATCAATACATTACTAATAACGTTAGCTATTGGATTACAATCCATGATTGGATTTTCACAAGACTATTATTTGCATTGTGGAAGCATTTTAGACGTACAAACTGGAAAGGAAATTAAGAACGCTACCATAGTTGTTTCCAAAAATAAAATAACAAAAATTAGCGATGGATTTGTTGCTAAGTCCAATGCAAATGATATTGAAGTAGATTTAAAAAATAAATTTATACTACCAGGATTAATTGATTTACACGTTCATATTGAAAGCGAACAAAATCCAAAAAGTTATGCTTCAAAATACACTAACAACGAGGCAGATGTCGCTTTTGAAGCAGCTCGATTTGCCGAAATTACATTACTATCTGGATTTACTACGGTTCGTGATTTAGGAGGAACTGGAGTTAATATAGCATTACGAAATGCCATCAATAAAGGAATTGCCAAAGGACCCCGCATCTACACTGCAGGAAAATCAATTGCTTCTACTGGAGGACATGCTGACCCAACTAACGGTAGCAACCGCAAATTAATGGGTGACCCAGGACCTCATGAAGGGGTGGTGAATTCTCCAGAAGACGGAGTAAAAGCTGTACGTGAAAGATACAAAGAAGGTGCCGATGTCATTAAAATTACAGCAACCGGTGGAGTCTTAAGTGTGGCTAAAAGCGGTAAAAATCCTCAATTTTCTATTGAAGAAATTAAAGCCATTACCACTACTGCAAAAGATTACAACATGCTTACCGCAGCACACGCGCATGGCGACGAGGGTATGCAACGAGCTATCTTAGGCGGAATTAAAACTATAGAACATGGCACTTTTATGAGTGAAGAAACTATGGAGTTAATGAAAAAATACGATGCCTATTTGGTCCCAACCATCACTGCAGGAAAAGAAGTAGCTCTTAAAGCAGAAGTGGAAGGTTTTTACCCTGACATTGTTGTACCCAAAGCCAAAGAAGTTGGTCCACAAATACAATCTACATTTGCCAAAGCATACAAAAAAGGCGTTAAAATTGCCTTTGGAACGGATGCAGGAGTATACGATCATGGGAAAAACGGAAAAGAATTTGGTTATATGGTCGAAGCAGGTATGCCTGCCTTGGCAGCCATCCAATCTGCTACGCTAACTAATGCAATGCTTTTAGGAGTTTCAAATGAAATTGGCCAAATCAAACCTGCCTTTTTTGCTGACATTATTGCTGTAGACGAAAATCCATTAAACAATATCAAAACATTAGAACAAATTCAATTTGTTATGAAAAACGGGGTCATTTATAAAAACCTTTAA
- a CDS encoding bifunctional nuclease family protein: protein MSLVKLSIKGISYSQTQNGAYALILNEVDGDKKLPIVIGAFEAQSIAIALEKEIKPPRPLTHDLFKNFAERFDITVKQVIIHKLVDGVFYSSIICERDKIEEIIDARTSDAIALALRFNSPIFTYKNILDKAGIFLNNTSELNKDESDLDTILSNPDTFGHEIENNQSGSTYASKTIQELNELLAEAVDNEDYEKAAKIRDEISKR from the coding sequence ATGAGTTTAGTAAAATTATCAATAAAAGGAATTTCATACAGCCAAACCCAAAACGGAGCCTATGCTTTGATTTTAAACGAGGTAGATGGCGATAAAAAATTACCCATTGTCATTGGAGCGTTCGAAGCACAATCTATAGCCATTGCTTTAGAAAAAGAAATCAAACCCCCTCGCCCACTTACTCATGACTTATTTAAAAATTTTGCAGAACGTTTTGACATAACCGTAAAACAGGTAATCATTCATAAACTGGTAGATGGAGTATTTTATTCCAGCATCATTTGCGAAAGAGATAAAATCGAAGAAATTATTGATGCTCGTACCTCTGATGCCATTGCTTTGGCTTTGCGTTTTAATTCCCCTATATTTACTTACAAAAATATATTAGACAAAGCCGGTATTTTCTTAAACAACACTAGTGAACTCAATAAAGACGAAAGTGATCTTGATACCATCCTTTCAAATCCGGACACTTTTGGTCACGAAATTGAAAATAATCAGTCAGGATCAACCTATGCTTCAAAAACCATTCAAGAGTTAAATGAATTACTGGCAGAGGCAGTAGACAATGAAGACTACGAAAAAGCAGCCAAAATACGAGATGAAATTTCAAAAAGATAA
- a CDS encoding electron transfer flavoprotein subunit alpha/FixB family protein, whose amino-acid sequence MSILIYAESAEGKFKKVAYELASYAKKVAESLGTSVTAVTINVADVSELGKYGVDKVLKVNNEAVTGFSAKAYSDIIKQAAIKEGSKVVVLSSTTDSMYLSGLVAVGLNAGFASNVVGLPVSTTPFQVKRTAFSNKAFNITEISTDVKVIGLAKNSYGLVENNGSLTEEDFNPTIDAADFNVKVTATEKSSGKVSIADADIVVSGGRGLKGPENWGMIEELASVLGAATACSKPVSDLGWRPHGEHVGQTGKPVATNLYIAIGVSGAIQHIAGVNSSKVKVVINSDPEAPFFKVADYGVVGDAFEVVPQLIEKLKAFKAQQ is encoded by the coding sequence ATGTCTATATTAATATACGCTGAATCAGCAGAGGGAAAATTTAAAAAAGTAGCCTATGAATTGGCTTCTTATGCAAAAAAAGTAGCCGAAAGTCTTGGAACTTCAGTAACCGCCGTAACCATCAACGTAGCTGATGTTTCTGAATTAGGTAAATACGGAGTAGATAAAGTCTTAAAAGTTAATAACGAAGCCGTAACAGGATTTTCAGCTAAAGCCTATTCCGATATAATCAAACAAGCCGCTATAAAAGAAGGTTCGAAAGTAGTTGTCCTTTCCTCAACTACAGATAGTATGTATTTATCAGGTCTAGTAGCAGTTGGTTTAAACGCAGGATTTGCTTCAAATGTGGTTGGACTTCCTGTAAGCACGACTCCATTCCAAGTAAAACGTACCGCTTTTTCAAACAAAGCATTCAATATCACCGAAATTTCCACCGATGTGAAAGTAATTGGCTTAGCCAAAAACTCCTATGGATTAGTTGAAAACAACGGTTCTCTAACAGAAGAAGATTTTAATCCAACGATTGATGCAGCCGATTTTAATGTCAAAGTAACTGCTACAGAAAAAAGTTCTGGAAAAGTGTCTATCGCCGATGCTGATATTGTTGTTTCGGGTGGACGTGGTCTAAAAGGGCCAGAAAACTGGGGAATGATTGAAGAATTAGCGTCTGTACTTGGTGCAGCAACAGCTTGTTCAAAACCTGTTTCTGATTTAGGCTGGAGACCTCACGGAGAACACGTAGGGCAAACTGGAAAACCAGTAGCTACTAATTTATACATAGCGATTGGGGTGTCAGGGGCAATACAACATATAGCTGGAGTGAATTCATCTAAAGTAAAAGTAGTAATCAATAGTGATCCCGAAGCGCCTTTTTTCAAAGTAGCTGATTATGGGGTAGTTGGAGATGCTTTTGAAGTGGTTCCGCAATTGATTGAAAAATTAAAAGCATTCAAAGCACAACAGTAG
- a CDS encoding electron transfer flavoprotein subunit beta/FixA family protein: MKILVCISHVPDTTSKINFVNGDSEFDTNGVQFVINPNDEFGLTRAIWFQEQQGATVTVVNVGGPETEPTLRKALAIGANEAIRINANPTDGFFVAQQLAEVIKTGGYDLIIAGKESLDYNGGMVPGMMAGILGYNFVTSCAGLTIEGTNAIAIREIDGGKETLSASLPLIIGSQKGLVEEKDLRIPNMRGIMTARTKVINVVEPIAANVNSKAVQFEKPAAKSAVKLVAADHLDELIQLLHNEAKVI; the protein is encoded by the coding sequence ATGAAAATATTAGTTTGCATCAGCCATGTGCCTGATACTACTTCAAAAATCAACTTCGTAAATGGTGATTCTGAATTTGACACAAACGGAGTTCAGTTTGTAATCAATCCTAATGACGAATTTGGTTTAACCCGAGCAATTTGGTTCCAAGAACAACAAGGAGCAACTGTAACTGTTGTGAATGTTGGTGGACCAGAAACCGAACCAACTCTACGAAAAGCTCTTGCAATTGGAGCCAATGAAGCGATTCGTATCAATGCCAATCCAACCGATGGTTTTTTTGTAGCACAACAATTAGCCGAAGTGATCAAAACTGGTGGTTACGATCTAATCATTGCTGGTAAAGAATCATTGGATTACAATGGCGGAATGGTTCCGGGAATGATGGCAGGTATTTTAGGATATAATTTTGTTACCTCTTGTGCAGGATTAACTATCGAAGGGACAAACGCAATCGCAATTCGCGAAATTGACGGTGGTAAAGAAACCTTGAGCGCATCCTTACCTCTAATAATAGGTAGCCAAAAAGGATTGGTTGAAGAAAAAGATCTTCGTATTCCCAACATGAGAGGAATTATGACTGCCCGTACTAAAGTAATTAATGTAGTAGAACCAATTGCCGCAAATGTAAATTCAAAAGCAGTTCAGTTTGAAAAACCGGCAGCTAAGTCGGCTGTAAAATTGGTTGCTGCCGATCACTTAGACGAGTTAATTCAATTATTACACAACGAAGCAAAAGTAATTTAA
- a CDS encoding pyruvate dehydrogenase complex E1 component subunit beta, protein MRTIQFREAICEAMSEEMRRDESIYLMGEEVAEYNGAYKASKGMLAEFGEKRVIDTPIAELGFTGIAVGSAMNGNRPIVEYMTFNFCLVGIDQIINNAAKMRQMTGGQFNVPIVFRGPTASAGQLGATHSQALENWFANTPGLKVIVPSNPYDAKGLLKSAIRDDDPVIFMESEQMYGDKGEVPDGEYTIPIGVADIKREGTDVTIVSFGKIIKEAYIAADELAKEGISCEIIDLRTVRPMDHDAILTSVKKTNRLVVLEEAWPFSSVSSEIAYIVQERAFDYLDAPIQRITTADTPAPYSPVLLKEWLPNSEDVIKAVKKVLNK, encoded by the coding sequence ATGAGAACGATACAATTTAGAGAGGCCATTTGCGAAGCGATGAGTGAAGAAATGCGTCGCGATGAATCCATTTACTTAATGGGAGAAGAGGTTGCTGAATATAATGGTGCTTACAAAGCGTCTAAAGGAATGCTTGCCGAATTTGGTGAGAAAAGAGTAATCGATACACCCATTGCAGAACTTGGTTTTACTGGAATTGCAGTAGGTTCAGCTATGAACGGGAATCGTCCAATTGTAGAATACATGACATTCAATTTCTGTTTAGTAGGGATTGACCAAATTATAAACAACGCAGCCAAAATGCGTCAAATGACAGGAGGACAATTTAATGTGCCGATTGTTTTTAGAGGACCAACTGCTTCTGCAGGACAATTAGGTGCTACCCACTCACAAGCTTTAGAAAACTGGTTTGCTAATACTCCAGGTTTAAAAGTGATTGTACCTTCTAATCCATATGATGCTAAAGGATTATTAAAATCAGCTATTCGTGATGACGATCCAGTGATTTTTATGGAGTCTGAGCAAATGTATGGCGATAAAGGAGAAGTGCCTGATGGTGAATATACAATTCCAATTGGAGTAGCTGACATCAAACGTGAAGGGACTGATGTTACTATTGTTTCTTTTGGGAAAATTATCAAAGAAGCCTATATTGCTGCTGATGAATTAGCTAAAGAAGGGATTTCATGTGAAATTATCGACTTAAGAACGGTTCGTCCAATGGATCATGATGCGATTTTAACTTCGGTTAAAAAGACCAATAGATTAGTAGTTTTAGAAGAAGCTTGGCCATTTTCAAGTGTGTCTTCAGAGATTGCTTATATTGTTCAAGAACGTGCTTTTGATTATTTAGACGCGCCTATCCAACGTATAACTACTGCTGATACACCAGCACCTTATTCTCCAGTATTATTGAAAGAATGGTTGCCAAATTCAGAAGACGTTATTAAAGCCGTAAAAAAAGTATTGAATAAATAA